Proteins from a genomic interval of Kribbella aluminosa:
- a CDS encoding ABC transporter permease → MSIGSPDSTVGVEEHPASAEPVRGAATPHGKSPSRIAFDRLRKDRVAMICASVVLFFILIAILAPLLAKLEGQDYSAFHTDLVDEYGYPTIGVNGAHWLGVEPKTGRDNFARWVYGARPSLIIAFVATIVGTAIGVVMGLLAGFLGGWTDRVISWVIDFVLSLPFLLFAIALVPIVESMRGGSFNLTPDQQASIRFYVLIFVLSFFGWAGLARIIRGEVLSLREREFVLAAKAIGVPTRRVLFKELLPNLVAPIVISASLAVPSYVTAEAGLSFLGVGLVEPIPSWGQTISVATNWFKADPLYLWLPVVGITALVLALALLGDAVRDAFDPKTRR, encoded by the coding sequence ATGAGTATTGGGTCGCCAGACTCGACCGTAGGGGTCGAAGAACACCCGGCATCGGCGGAACCGGTTCGCGGCGCAGCCACTCCGCACGGAAAGTCCCCGAGCCGGATCGCGTTCGACCGGCTGCGCAAGGACCGGGTCGCGATGATCTGCGCGTCGGTCGTGCTGTTCTTCATCCTGATCGCGATCCTGGCGCCGTTGCTGGCCAAGCTGGAGGGCCAGGACTACAGCGCCTTCCACACCGACCTGGTCGACGAGTACGGCTACCCGACGATCGGCGTGAACGGCGCGCACTGGCTGGGCGTCGAGCCGAAGACCGGCCGGGACAATTTCGCCCGCTGGGTGTACGGCGCCCGCCCGTCGCTGATCATCGCGTTCGTGGCGACCATCGTCGGTACCGCCATCGGTGTCGTGATGGGACTGCTGGCAGGCTTCCTCGGCGGCTGGACCGACCGGGTGATCTCCTGGGTGATCGACTTCGTGCTCAGCCTGCCGTTCCTGCTGTTCGCGATCGCGCTGGTGCCGATCGTCGAGTCGATGCGGGGCGGTTCGTTCAACCTCACGCCGGACCAGCAGGCGTCGATCCGGTTCTACGTGCTGATCTTCGTGCTCTCGTTCTTCGGGTGGGCCGGCCTGGCCCGGATCATCCGGGGCGAGGTGCTGTCACTCCGCGAGCGCGAGTTCGTGCTCGCCGCCAAGGCCATCGGTGTGCCGACCCGGCGGGTCCTCTTCAAGGAACTGCTGCCCAACCTGGTGGCCCCGATCGTCATCTCGGCCTCCCTCGCGGTGCCCTCGTACGTGACCGCGGAGGCCGGTCTTTCCTTCCTCGGCGTCGGACTGGTCGAGCCGATCCCCTCCTGGGGTCAGACGATCTCCGTCGCCACGAACTGGTTCAAGGCAGACCCGCTCTACCTCTGGCTGCCAGTGGTCGGCATCACCGCTCTGGTGCTCGCGCTGGCCCTGCTCGGAGATGCGGTCCGGGACGCCTTCGACCCCAAGACTCGCCGGTAG
- a CDS encoding ABC transporter substrate-binding protein, translating to MQWKRITAVAATVMLAAVACGSPSSNSGSKGDSNTLGGAQIKATDPTAQGPAAEVDGAKKGGTITILSDVTPDTFDPTNIYYVDGNQIGKLFYRSLTQYRLDGPDHKPVLVPDLAEDLGTKSADGLTWTFKLKQGIKYQDGTPVKAADYAYAIKRSFAHDLYSSGPTYQQQFFLDGEKYKGPYAAGGANYKGVETPDDKTLVIHLAKKFDDLPYYAAFPMFTPIPQAKDTQKNYEQHPMATGPYQVSSYQPGAELKLTKNPNWDPKTDPVRHQYVDGFDFKFSQDLIKAQRQVLASSGPDADSLNYTNLDVSLLPEVKDQSQMIKGASPCTIMYTMDTRKIPMDVRQLIAKAFPYDGWRKVAGLNPTDDPPASTILPPAVPGFEKYELPGLNGTGKGAEDDAIAAEVKSGLQKIGKLNFELSWYYSIDDKISTQVTQFRKQMFEKAGFKVRAIGVPKAKIRTFTGDQNAPVNIGKTPTGWCSDWPSGTSWFPVLFRSDAIALGNSVGQLQDRALDAEIDAVTAKAPDDQLKEWKNVDKDIMEKYLPVLPLYYSQSNFPVGKNIGHAINDPTQGMPEFTSLYLKQP from the coding sequence ATGCAGTGGAAACGGATCACCGCAGTCGCGGCGACGGTCATGCTGGCCGCCGTGGCCTGTGGCAGCCCGTCCTCGAACAGCGGTAGCAAGGGCGACAGCAACACGTTGGGAGGGGCCCAGATCAAGGCGACGGACCCCACTGCGCAGGGCCCGGCCGCGGAGGTCGACGGCGCGAAGAAGGGCGGCACGATCACGATCCTCTCGGACGTGACGCCCGACACCTTCGACCCGACGAACATTTACTACGTCGACGGCAACCAGATCGGCAAGCTGTTCTACCGTTCGCTGACGCAGTACCGGCTGGACGGCCCCGATCACAAGCCGGTTCTGGTTCCGGACCTGGCCGAGGACCTCGGCACCAAGTCGGCCGACGGACTGACCTGGACCTTCAAGCTGAAGCAGGGCATCAAGTACCAGGACGGCACGCCGGTCAAGGCTGCCGACTACGCGTACGCGATCAAGCGGTCCTTCGCGCACGACCTGTACAGCTCGGGACCGACGTACCAGCAGCAGTTCTTCCTGGACGGCGAGAAGTACAAGGGCCCGTACGCGGCCGGTGGCGCGAACTACAAGGGCGTCGAGACGCCGGATGACAAGACCCTGGTCATCCACCTGGCGAAGAAGTTCGACGACCTGCCGTACTACGCGGCGTTCCCGATGTTCACGCCGATCCCGCAGGCGAAGGACACCCAGAAGAACTACGAGCAGCACCCGATGGCGACCGGCCCGTACCAGGTCTCGTCGTACCAGCCGGGCGCCGAGCTCAAGCTGACGAAGAACCCGAACTGGGACCCGAAAACCGACCCGGTGCGGCACCAGTACGTCGACGGCTTCGACTTCAAGTTCAGCCAGGACCTGATCAAGGCCCAGCGCCAGGTGCTGGCCAGCTCTGGTCCGGACGCCGACTCGCTGAACTACACCAACCTGGACGTCTCGCTGCTTCCTGAGGTCAAGGACCAGTCGCAGATGATCAAGGGCGCGTCGCCGTGCACGATCATGTACACGATGGACACCCGGAAGATCCCGATGGACGTCCGTCAGCTGATCGCCAAGGCGTTCCCGTACGACGGCTGGCGCAAGGTGGCCGGCCTGAACCCGACCGACGACCCGCCGGCTTCGACGATCCTGCCGCCGGCCGTCCCGGGCTTCGAGAAGTACGAGCTGCCGGGCCTTAACGGCACCGGTAAGGGCGCCGAGGACGACGCGATCGCCGCCGAGGTCAAGTCCGGGCTGCAGAAGATCGGCAAGCTGAACTTCGAGCTCAGCTGGTACTACTCGATCGACGACAAGATCTCGACGCAGGTCACGCAGTTCCGCAAGCAGATGTTCGAGAAGGCCGGCTTCAAGGTCCGCGCGATCGGTGTCCCGAAGGCCAAGATCCGTACCTTCACCGGGGACCAGAACGCTCCGGTGAACATCGGCAAGACCCCGACCGGCTGGTGCTCCGACTGGCCGAGCGGCACCAGCTGGTTCCCGGTGCTGTTCCGGTCGGATGCGATCGCCCTGGGCAACAGCGTCGGCCAGCTGCAGGACAGGGCCCTGGACGCCGAGATCGACGCCGTCACCGCGAAGGCGCCGGACGACCAGCTGAAGGAATGGAAGAACGTCGACAAGGACATCATGGAGAAGTACCTTCCGGTGCTCCCGCTGTACTACAGCCAGAGCAACTTCCCGGTCGGCAAGAACATCGGGCACGCGATCAACGACCCGACACAGGGCATGCCCGAGTTCACCTCGCTGTACCTGAAGCAGCCCTGA
- a CDS encoding ABC transporter permease has translation MLYFVARRLVSALSVVLATLIATFALFFVAPTDPAGAICGERNCTQQRYQEIKANLHLDQPKVQQFAEYTVGIFAGRDFTTSGVKQHCAAPCLGFSFKNDRPVTDMIKTRFPVTLSLVVGYAVLVLTIGVFVGSMAAKRRGTMGDRALMTSTLVISSVPYYIVALMVALYLTVLYPILPRGEWTPPSENPGKWIAGMLTPWLVLGVYNCVSYARYARGSMVETLSEDFIRTARAKGLSDRVVTYKHALRSGLIPVVTIFGLDVAGSLGGAIFTERIFDLPGLGQLVLDSLNNYDLPVIMGTVLVASVLIVVMNLLVDIGYSVIDPRVRLA, from the coding sequence GTGCTCTATTTCGTGGCGCGCCGCCTGGTCAGCGCGCTCAGTGTGGTGCTCGCGACGTTGATCGCGACCTTCGCGTTGTTCTTCGTCGCGCCGACCGACCCGGCCGGTGCGATCTGTGGTGAGCGCAACTGCACCCAGCAGCGGTACCAGGAGATCAAGGCCAACCTGCACCTGGACCAGCCGAAGGTGCAGCAGTTCGCGGAGTACACCGTGGGAATCTTCGCCGGTCGTGACTTCACGACCTCGGGTGTCAAGCAGCACTGCGCGGCGCCCTGTCTCGGCTTCTCGTTCAAGAACGACCGGCCGGTCACGGACATGATCAAGACCCGGTTCCCGGTGACGCTGTCACTGGTCGTCGGGTACGCCGTCCTGGTCCTCACCATCGGCGTGTTCGTCGGATCGATGGCTGCGAAGAGACGCGGGACCATGGGCGACCGGGCGCTGATGACCAGCACGCTGGTGATCAGTTCGGTGCCGTACTACATCGTGGCGCTGATGGTCGCGCTCTACCTGACCGTGCTGTATCCGATCCTTCCGAGAGGTGAGTGGACACCTCCCTCGGAGAATCCCGGCAAATGGATAGCCGGCATGCTGACACCGTGGCTGGTGCTCGGCGTTTACAACTGCGTCTCCTATGCCCGGTACGCGCGTGGCTCGATGGTCGAGACGCTGAGCGAGGACTTCATCCGGACCGCGCGGGCCAAGGGCCTGTCCGACCGGGTGGTCACCTACAAGCACGCACTGCGCTCGGGCCTGATTCCGGTCGTGACGATCTTCGGTCTCGATGTCGCGGGCAGCCTCGGCGGCGCGATCTTCACGGAACGGATCTTCGACCTGCCCGGGCTCGGCCAGCTCGTCCTGGACAGCTTGAACAACTACGACCTGCCGGTGATCATGGGCACTGTACTGGTCGCCTCCGTGCTGATCGTGGTGATGAACCTGCTGGTGGACATCGGCTACAGCGTGATCGACCCGCGGGTGAGGCTCGCATGA
- a CDS encoding ABC transporter ATP-binding protein: MADSDAAPEAAESAKRGPSIATRERRQALINPSGETPYLVVEDLAVKFPTADGLVSAVNGLSYSVPLGRTLSIVGESGSGKSVSSMAVMGLHDRKRTRITGSIRVGGDEIVGLSENDLMKIRGDAVSMVFQDPQSSLHPLYTIGNQLVEAYRVHHKVSKSVAKKRALEMLDLVGIPNPVRRFAQYPHEFSGGMRQRAMIAMSLINDPKLVIADEPTTALDVTVQAQILDLLNNLQKEFGSAIVLITHDLGVVAEMADDVLVMYAGRCVEYGTAEDVLANPRMPYTWGLLESIPTVSAANERLRPIKGLPPSLLNLPAGCSFNPRCPYTDRVKGELCTSELPELLPVDGAGAHTSRCHLHDKVSVYETEVAPRLG; encoded by the coding sequence ATGGCCGACAGCGATGCCGCCCCTGAGGCCGCTGAGTCCGCCAAGCGTGGTCCGTCGATCGCGACCCGTGAGCGCCGCCAGGCGTTGATCAACCCGAGCGGCGAGACGCCGTACCTGGTGGTCGAGGACCTGGCCGTGAAGTTCCCGACCGCCGACGGACTGGTCAGCGCGGTGAACGGGCTGAGCTACTCGGTCCCGCTCGGCCGGACGCTGTCGATCGTCGGCGAGTCCGGTTCTGGCAAGTCGGTGTCGAGCATGGCCGTGATGGGCCTGCACGACCGCAAGCGGACCCGGATCACCGGGTCGATCCGGGTCGGCGGCGACGAGATCGTCGGCCTCAGCGAGAACGACCTGATGAAGATCCGCGGCGACGCGGTCTCGATGGTCTTCCAGGACCCGCAGTCGTCGCTGCACCCGCTGTACACGATCGGCAACCAGCTGGTCGAGGCGTACCGGGTGCACCACAAGGTCTCCAAGAGCGTCGCGAAGAAGCGCGCGCTGGAGATGCTCGACCTGGTCGGCATCCCGAACCCGGTGCGCCGGTTCGCGCAGTACCCGCACGAGTTCTCCGGCGGTATGCGGCAGCGCGCGATGATCGCGATGAGCCTGATCAACGACCCGAAGCTGGTGATCGCCGACGAGCCGACCACCGCGCTCGACGTCACCGTGCAGGCGCAGATCCTGGACCTGCTGAACAACCTGCAGAAGGAGTTCGGCTCCGCGATCGTGCTGATCACCCACGACCTGGGCGTGGTCGCCGAGATGGCCGACGACGTCCTGGTGATGTACGCCGGGCGCTGCGTCGAGTACGGCACCGCCGAGGACGTCCTGGCGAACCCGCGGATGCCCTACACCTGGGGCCTGCTCGAGTCGATCCCGACGGTGTCGGCGGCGAACGAGCGGCTGCGCCCGATCAAGGGCCTGCCGCCGAGCCTGCTGAACCTGCCGGCCGGCTGCTCGTTCAACCCGCGCTGCCCGTACACGGACCGCGTCAAGGGCGAGCTCTGTACGTCGGAACTGCCGGAACTGCTGCCGGTCGACGGCGCCGGCGCGCACACGTCCCGTTGTCACCTGCACGACAAGGTCTCGGTGTACGAGACCGAGGTCGCGCCGAGACTGGGCTGA
- a CDS encoding ABC transporter ATP-binding protein has translation MSDATRPVDAVEKPAAKGETLLQVRDLKMHFPIKEAAGLARTKKVVQAVDGVSFELKAGASLGLVGESGCGKSTTGRMITRLLTPTAGEIVFKGTDIARLKERDLRPFRRQLQIVFQDPYSSLNPRQTVSNIISTPLRVHNLVPKKKELDRVQELLERVGLNPEHHNRYPNEFSGGQRQRIGIARALAVEPEVIIADEPVSALDVSIQAQVMNLLEDLRRDLGIAFVFIAHDLGVVRHFCDEVAVMYLGKIVEQGSRDQIYNAPQHPYTQALLSAAPDLGTIRGVPPKERIRLVGDVPSPIDPPSGCRFRTRCWKAEDICATQEPLLEIKPYSTEGHMAACHFAEPKVDLTAATA, from the coding sequence ATGAGCGACGCAACCCGTCCTGTCGACGCGGTCGAGAAGCCGGCCGCCAAGGGCGAGACCCTGCTGCAGGTCCGCGACCTGAAGATGCACTTCCCGATCAAGGAGGCCGCCGGCCTGGCCCGGACCAAGAAGGTCGTCCAGGCCGTCGACGGCGTCAGCTTCGAGCTGAAGGCCGGCGCCAGCCTCGGCCTGGTCGGCGAGTCCGGCTGCGGCAAGTCGACCACCGGCCGGATGATCACCCGGCTGCTGACCCCGACGGCCGGCGAGATCGTCTTCAAGGGCACCGACATCGCGAGGCTGAAGGAGCGCGACCTGCGCCCGTTCCGCCGGCAGCTGCAGATCGTCTTCCAGGACCCGTACAGCTCGCTGAACCCGCGGCAGACGGTCAGCAACATCATCAGTACGCCGCTCCGGGTGCACAACCTGGTGCCGAAGAAGAAGGAGCTCGACCGGGTCCAGGAGCTGCTGGAGCGGGTCGGCCTGAACCCGGAGCACCACAACCGGTACCCGAACGAGTTCTCCGGCGGCCAGCGGCAGCGGATCGGGATCGCCCGGGCGCTCGCCGTGGAGCCCGAGGTGATCATCGCCGACGAGCCGGTGTCCGCGCTGGACGTGTCGATCCAGGCCCAGGTGATGAACCTGCTCGAGGACCTGCGCCGCGATCTCGGGATCGCGTTCGTGTTCATCGCGCACGACCTCGGCGTGGTCCGGCACTTCTGTGACGAGGTCGCGGTGATGTACCTCGGCAAGATCGTCGAGCAGGGCTCGCGGGACCAGATCTACAACGCGCCGCAGCACCCGTACACGCAGGCGCTGCTGTCCGCGGCCCCGGACCTCGGCACGATCCGCGGCGTTCCGCCGAAGGAGCGCATCCGGCTGGTCGGCGACGTACCCTCGCCGATCGACCCGCCGAGTGGCTGCCGGTTCCGGACCCGGTGCTGGAAGGCGGAGGACATCTGCGCCACCCAGGAGCCGCTGCTGGAGATCAAGCCGTACTCCACCGAGGGCCACATGGCCGCCTGCCACTTCGCGGAGCCGAAGGTCGACCTGACCGCCGCCACCGCGTGA